A genome region from Lytechinus pictus isolate F3 Inbred chromosome 14, Lp3.0, whole genome shotgun sequence includes the following:
- the LOC129276687 gene encoding tRNA pseudouridine(38/39) synthase-like, translating to MATRSSELVETLKNKLSAEEWRKVSGIIEQSQGSPSSPEVVIDNERKKVKKRGRSSKPPRPFDFTKYNTRHVALKITYLGWDYHGFVVQEDSENTVENHLFEALTKTKLVESRQTSNYSRCGRTDKGVSAFGQVIAIDLRTNLLQGLGVIQRPDGTAHERTGNTTEELNYLLMLNRVLPNEIRVIAWTPVEPGFSARFDTLHRTYKYFFPAGDLDTRLMNEASQKLVGTFDFRNFCKMDVGNGVVMHIRTIRSAEVRKLDDSSSGYQMYEFTISGKAFLYHQVRCITAILFLIGEHKEKPEIIDQLLDVENEPCKPQYPMAMDFPLVLYDCAYEGISWIYDEAIHDRNITLFQEMWTSHMIRASMMRSMLEGLTSAPCTIQAKESNCSDVAIRLYDIRQPIKRQASSLVAGLPSKQHIPLLDRQRAESLENRIEHFAKRRKVEDVPSAISIIVTTPSSS from the exons ATGGCGACAAGATCATCG gAGCTTGTTGAAACGTTGAAGAACAAGTTGAGTGCTGAAGAATGGAGAAAAGTCAGTGGTATCATCGAACAGTCTCAGGGTTCACCATCAAGTCCAGAAGTAGTGATTGAtaatgagagaaagaaagtcAAGAAGAGAGGAAGAAGCTCAAAACCTCCAAGACCATTTGATTTTACAAA ATACAATACAAGGCATGTAGCTTTGAAGATTACCTATCTCGGATGGGATTATCATGGGTTTGTCGTGCAGGAGGATTCCGAAAATACAGTAGAG AATCACCTGTTTGAAGCCCTGACCAAGACGAAGCTGGTTGAGAGTCGTCAGACATCTAACTACTCTCGCTGTGGTCGAACAGATAAAGGTGTCAGTGCCTTTGGCCAGGTCATTGCCATTGACCTTCGCACCAACTTACTCCAAGGGTTAGGGGTCATCCAGAGACCAGATGGTACTGCCCACGAAAGAACAG GAAACACAACCGAAGAGCTCAATTACCTTTTGATGTTGAACCGTGTTCTACCAAATGAAATACGAGTCATTGCATGGACACCAGTCGAACCAGGCTTCAGTGCAAG ATTTGACACCCTACACAGGACATACAAGTATTTCTTTCCTGCTGGAGATCTTGATACAAGG CTGATGAATGAGGCCTCACAAAAGCTTGTTGGAACCTTTGATTTCAGGAACTTCTGCAAG ATGGATGTCGGCAACGGGGTCGTGATGCATATCAGAACAATCCGATCTGCTGAGGTCAGAAAGTTAGATGACAG TTCCAGTGGCTATCAGATGTACGAGTTTACTATCAGTGGTAAAGCCTTCCTGTATCATCAAGTTAGATGCATCACAGCTATCCTCTTCTTGATTGGGGAGCATAAAGAGAAACCTGAG ATAATTGATCAACTACTGGATGTAGAGAATGAGCCGTGTAAACCCCAGTATCCTATGGCAATGGACTTTCCTCTTGTTCTTTATGATTGTGCCTATGAGGGAATCTCATGGATATATGATGAAG CAATCCATGATAGGAACATAACACTATTCCAAGAAATGTGGACTAGTCACATGATTAG AGCCTCCATGATGCGGTCAATGCTCGAGGGTTTAACCTCTGCTCCGTGTACTATTCAAGCTAAGGAATCTAATTGCTCag ATGTGGCTATTCGTCTGTATGATATCAGACAACCTATTAAGAGGCAGGCATCCAGTCTTGTTGCAGGCTTACCATCTAAACAACACATACCATTATTGGATAGACAGAGAGCAG AGAGTCTGGAGAATCGCATAGAACATTTTGCCAAACGAAGGAAAGTTGAAGATGTCCCGTCAGCCATCAGCATCATAGTGACAACCCCATCGTCATCATGA